A stretch of bacterium DNA encodes these proteins:
- the rmuC gene encoding DNA recombination protein RmuC: MAESLLFVVLAGLAVALVLLVAVLRGLPSRREASIIAERLDSLEKAGERVERAVREETARGREEAARAAREQRQELAAAFAALGETLGQRLGDVARVQKAQLDAFSSQLAEFAKASGERLDAVRVESATGARQLREEVVTTLNRIAETMARTIGELASAQNAQLEAMSSHLGKLTASNEQKLEAVRGTVEARLQSLQGDNALKLEQMRATVEEKLQGTLEKRLGESFKQVSERLEQVYKGLGEMQALASGVGDLKKMLTNVKTRGTWGEVQLGAMLEQVLTPEQYAANVVTRPGGGPVEFAVRLPGRGGDPGEAVWLPVDAKFPIEDYQRLVEAQERAEPEAAETAAKQLEARVRACARDISEKYLNPPATTDFGILFLPTEGLFAEVARRPGLADSLQRDWRVMVAGPTTLWSILNSLQMGFRTLAIQKRSSEVWQLLAAVKAEWGKYGDVLDKVHKKLHEASSTIEKVQVRTRAIGRRLRDVEALPAADAGAALRLEAAALEDAEGEDGGAERDAAEQDVAGAAPDAP, from the coding sequence ATGGCGGAATCACTGCTCTTCGTGGTGCTGGCGGGACTCGCGGTCGCGCTGGTCCTGCTTGTGGCCGTGCTGCGCGGGCTCCCCTCGCGCCGCGAGGCGTCCATCATCGCGGAGCGCCTGGACTCGCTCGAGAAGGCCGGCGAGCGGGTCGAGCGCGCCGTGCGCGAGGAGACGGCCCGGGGACGGGAAGAGGCGGCGCGGGCCGCCCGGGAGCAGCGCCAGGAGCTGGCGGCGGCGTTCGCGGCCCTCGGGGAGACGCTCGGGCAGCGCCTGGGCGACGTGGCCCGCGTCCAGAAGGCGCAGCTCGACGCCTTCTCCTCGCAGCTGGCGGAATTCGCAAAGGCCAGCGGGGAGCGGCTGGATGCCGTGCGCGTCGAGTCGGCAACCGGCGCCAGGCAGCTGCGCGAGGAGGTCGTGACGACGCTCAACCGGATCGCCGAGACCATGGCCCGGACGATCGGCGAGCTGGCGAGCGCGCAGAACGCGCAGCTCGAGGCGATGTCCTCGCACCTGGGAAAGCTCACCGCGTCGAACGAGCAGAAGCTCGAGGCGGTGCGGGGCACGGTCGAGGCCCGTCTCCAGAGCCTCCAGGGTGACAACGCCCTGAAGCTCGAGCAGATGCGCGCCACCGTCGAGGAGAAGCTGCAGGGGACGCTCGAGAAGCGGCTCGGGGAGTCCTTCAAGCAGGTCAGCGAGCGGCTGGAGCAGGTCTACAAGGGTCTCGGCGAGATGCAGGCGCTCGCCTCGGGCGTCGGCGACCTCAAGAAGATGCTCACGAACGTCAAGACGCGCGGGACCTGGGGCGAGGTGCAGCTCGGGGCCATGCTCGAGCAGGTGCTGACGCCCGAGCAGTACGCCGCGAACGTCGTGACGCGCCCCGGCGGCGGCCCGGTCGAGTTCGCGGTGCGCCTGCCCGGCAGGGGCGGCGACCCCGGGGAGGCGGTCTGGCTCCCGGTCGACGCGAAGTTCCCGATCGAGGACTACCAGCGCCTCGTGGAGGCGCAGGAGCGGGCCGAGCCCGAGGCGGCGGAGACGGCGGCGAAGCAGCTGGAGGCGCGCGTGCGGGCCTGCGCGCGCGACATCAGCGAGAAGTACCTCAACCCCCCGGCCACGACCGACTTCGGCATCCTCTTCCTGCCGACCGAGGGGCTGTTCGCGGAGGTCGCGCGGCGGCCCGGCCTGGCGGACTCGCTGCAGCGGGACTGGCGGGTCATGGTCGCCGGGCCCACGACGCTCTGGTCGATCCTCAACAGCCTGCAGATGGGCTTTCGCACCCTGGCCATCCAGAAGCGCTCGAGCGAGGTCTGGCAGCTGCTGGCGGCGGTCAAGGCGGAGTGGGGCAAGTACGGGGACGTGCTCGACAAGGTCCACAAGAAGCTGCACGAGGCCTCGTCGACCATCGAGAAGGTCCAGGTCCGCACCCGGGCGATCGGGCGCAGGCTCAGGGACGTGGAGGCGCTGCCGGCGGCCGACGCGGGCGCGGCCCTGCGGCTGGAAGCGGCCGCGCTCGAGGACGCCGAGGGCGAGGACGGGGGGGCGGAGCGCGACGCCGCGGAGCAGGACGTCGCCGGCGCGGCCCCCGACGCGCCCTAG
- a CDS encoding FkbM family methyltransferase: protein MNLRRLPAYLGACARAALTSGPRAYLRMLSRSPYTVKDLPRYGVSMLVDVRDGAISKPILALGDYEAGFARRLLSAVGPETHFVDVGANIGFFTLAVARRADRGHVWSVEPDDRNVRLLRASLALNGLEGRVEVHHLAASDANGEVFFSTLGYDALIGSRFTAKDEAALLARSLAGAAPPTRVPARTVDLLVGDARVDVVKIDVEGHEPAVLAGMAGVLCRQRPLVFAEFAPGTIRHISGTDPAEMLRQVVACDYALAIVEKSGAVTSLGADAGAVMARHDDRRHHLDLLLTPRERMG from the coding sequence GTGAACCTCCGCCGCCTGCCGGCCTACCTGGGAGCGTGCGCGCGCGCCGCGCTGACGAGCGGCCCGCGCGCCTACCTGCGCATGCTCTCGCGCTCGCCGTACACCGTGAAGGACCTGCCCCGCTACGGGGTCTCGATGCTCGTCGACGTGCGCGACGGGGCGATCTCCAAGCCGATCCTCGCGCTGGGCGACTACGAGGCGGGCTTTGCCCGCCGGCTGCTGTCCGCGGTCGGCCCGGAGACGCACTTCGTCGACGTCGGCGCAAATATCGGCTTCTTCACGCTCGCGGTGGCGCGGCGCGCCGACCGCGGGCACGTCTGGAGCGTCGAGCCCGACGACCGCAACGTCCGCCTCCTGCGCGCGAGCCTCGCGCTCAACGGCCTCGAGGGCCGCGTGGAGGTCCACCACCTGGCCGCGAGCGACGCGAACGGGGAGGTCTTCTTCTCGACGCTCGGGTACGACGCGCTGATCGGCTCGCGCTTCACGGCGAAGGACGAGGCCGCGCTGCTCGCCCGCTCCCTCGCCGGCGCGGCGCCGCCCACGCGGGTCCCGGCGCGGACCGTCGACCTCCTCGTCGGCGACGCGCGGGTCGACGTGGTCAAGATCGACGTCGAGGGCCACGAGCCGGCGGTGCTCGCCGGCATGGCCGGAGTGCTGTGCCGGCAGCGGCCGCTGGTCTTCGCCGAGTTCGCCCCCGGGACGATCCGCCACATCAGCGGCACCGACCCCGCCGAGATGCTGCGACAGGTCGTCGCGTGCGACTACGCGCTGGCGATCGTCGAGAAGAGCGGCGCGGTGACCTCACTCGGCGCCGACGCCGGGGCGGTCATGGCGCGCCACGACGACCGGCGCCACCACCTCGATCTGCTGCTGACCCCGCGGGAGAGGATGGGGTGA
- a CDS encoding class I SAM-dependent methyltransferase, with protein MLKKVTPGTTSRLTIVDHAETYGRHLLRRFVRRLAVSDCVDLGCGAGDDLAIVREAHPGARCTGVDFGLWNRERLLERGIAPVSVDIEREPLPLADGSLDLVIMNQVLEHTKEVFWINHEVFRALRVGGHAWLGVPNVLSLHNRLLGLFGVHPTQAKMVSGHVRVFSRADTLLFYREVAGGFAAVREFAGSQFYPFPRAIARPLAAVLPSCAFSIFFLIEKTARYGGEFLAWLDGARLETNFFRGAQGP; from the coding sequence ATGCTGAAGAAGGTCACGCCCGGCACGACCAGCCGGTTGACGATCGTCGACCACGCGGAGACCTACGGCCGGCACCTGCTGCGCCGCTTCGTGCGGCGGCTGGCCGTCTCGGACTGCGTCGACCTCGGGTGCGGCGCCGGCGACGACCTGGCGATCGTCCGCGAGGCGCACCCCGGCGCGCGCTGCACCGGGGTCGACTTCGGCCTCTGGAACCGCGAGCGGCTCCTGGAGCGCGGCATCGCGCCCGTGTCCGTCGACATCGAGCGCGAGCCGCTGCCGTTGGCGGACGGGAGCCTCGACCTCGTCATCATGAACCAGGTCCTCGAGCACACGAAGGAAGTCTTCTGGATCAACCACGAGGTCTTCCGGGCGCTGCGGGTCGGCGGCCACGCCTGGCTCGGCGTCCCGAACGTCCTCTCGCTGCACAACCGTCTGCTGGGCCTGTTCGGGGTCCACCCGACGCAGGCGAAGATGGTCTCCGGCCACGTCCGGGTCTTCTCCAGGGCCGACACGCTGCTCTTCTACCGCGAGGTCGCCGGCGGCTTCGCGGCGGTGCGCGAGTTCGCCGGGTCCCAGTTCTACCCGTTCCCGCGGGCGATCGCGCGGCCCCTGGCCGCCGTCCTGCCATCGTGCGCCTTCTCCATCTTCTTCCTCATCGAGAAGACCGCCCGCTACGGCGGCGAGTTCCTCGCGTGGCTGGACGGGGCGCGCCTGGAGACGAACTTCTTCCGGGGGGCGCAGGGGCCGTGA